A region of Saimiri boliviensis isolate mSaiBol1 chromosome 8, mSaiBol1.pri, whole genome shotgun sequence DNA encodes the following proteins:
- the SLC38A3 gene encoding sodium-coupled neutral amino acid transporter 3: MEAPLQTEMVELVPNGKHSEGLLPVITPMACNQRVEDPTRSCIEGKSFLQKSPSKEPTFTDFEGKTSFGMSVFNLSNAIMGSGILGLAYAMANTGIILFLFLLTAVALLSSYSIHLLLKSSGVVGIRAYEQLGYRAFGTPGKLAAALAITLQNIGAMSSYLYIIKSELPLVIQTFLNLEEKTSDWYMNGNYLVILVSVIVILPLALMRQLGYLGYSSGFSLSCMVFFLIAVIYKKFHVPCPLPPNFSNTTGNFSHVEVMEEKVQLQVEPEAAAFCTPSYFTLNSQTAYTIPIMAFAFVCHPEVLPIYTELKDPSKKKMQHISNLSIAVMYVMYFLAALFGYLSFYDGVESELLHTYSKVDPFDVLILCVRVAVLTAVTLTVPIVLFPVRRAIQQMLFPNQEFSWLRHVVIAFSLLTCINLLVIFAPNILGIFGVIGATSAPCLIFIFPAIFYFRIMPTEKEPARSTPKILALCFAVLGFLLMTMSLSFIIIDWASGTSRHGGNH, encoded by the exons ATGGAGGCGCCTTTGCAGACAGAGATGGTGGAACTAGTGCCCAACGGGAAACACTCAGAGGGGCTGCTCCCAGTCATCACCCCCATGGCATGCAACCAGAG GGTCGAGGACCCCACACGGAGCTGTATTGAGGGCAAGAGTTTCCTACAGAAAAGTCCCAGCAAGGAGCCAACCTTCACCGAC TTTGAGGGGAAGACATCGTTCGGGATGTCAGTGTTCAACCTCAGCAACGCCATCATGGGCAGCGGCATCCTGGGACTCGCCTATGCCATGGCCAATACGGGCATTATCCTTTTCCT GTTCCTGTTGACAGCTGTCGCCTTGCTCTCCAGCTACTCCATCCACCTGCTACTCAAGTCCTCAGGGGTCGTGG GCATCCGTGCCTATGAGCAGCTGGGCTACCGTGCCTTTGGAACCCCAGGAAAGTTGGCAGCGGCCTTGGCCATCACACTGCAGAACATCGGAG CCATGTCCAGCTATCTGTACATCATCAAGTCTGAGCTGCCACTTGTCATACAGACTTTCCTGAATCTGGAGGAGAAAACCTC GGACTGGTACATGAATGGGAACTACCTGGTGATCCTTGTCTCTGTCATTGTCATCCTGCCCCTGGCACTGATGCGGCAGCTTG GCTACCTGGGCTACTCCAGTGGCTTCTCTCTCAGCTGCATGGTGTTCTTCCTAATTGCA GTCATCTACAAAAAGTTCCACGTGCCCTGCCCACTGCCCCCCAACTTCAGCAACACCACGGGCAACTTCAGCCATGTGGAGGTCATGGAGGAGAAGGTGCAGCTGCAGGTCGAGCCTGAGGCTGCAGCCTTCTGCACCCCCAGCTACTTCACACTCAACTCACAG ACAGCATACACCATCCCTATCATGGCCTTCGCCTTTGTCTGCCACCCCGAGGTGCTGCCCATCTATACCGAGCTCAAGGA CCCTTCTAAGAAGAAGATGCAGCACATCTCCAACCTGTCCATCGCCGTCATGTATGTCATGTACTTCCTGGCTGCCCTCTTCGGCTACCTCTCCTTCTACG ACGGGGTGGAGTCGGAGCTGCTGCACACCTACAGCAAGGTGGACCCGTTCGACGTGCTGATCCTGTGCGTGCGCGTGGCCGTGCTGACAGCAGTCACGCTCACAGTGCCCATCGTTCTGTTCCCG GTGCGCCGCGCCATCCAGCAGATGCTATTTCCAAACCAGGAGTTCAGCTGGCTGCGGCACGTGGTCATTGCCTTTAGCCTGCTCACTTGTATCAACCTGCTGGTCATCTTTGCTCCCAACATCCTGGGCATCTTTGGAGTCATTG GTGCCACATCTGCCCCGTGCCTCATCTTCATCTTCCCTGCCATCTTCTACTTCCGAATCATGCCCACGGAGAAGGAGCCTGCAAGATCCACCCCCAAAATCTTG GCCCTGTGTTTTGCCGTGCTTGGCTTCTTGCTGATGACCATGAGCTTGAGCTTCATCATCATTGACTGGGCCTCAGGGACCAGCCGGCATGGAGGAAACCACTAG
- the GNAT1 gene encoding guanine nucleotide-binding protein G(t) subunit alpha-1, translated as MGAGASAEEKHSRELEKKLKEDAEKDARTVKLLLLGAGESGKSTIVKQMKIIHQDGYSLEECLEFIAIIYGNTLQSILAIVRAMTTLNIQYGDSARQDDARKLMHMADTIEEGTMPKEMSDIIQRLWKDSGIQACFERASEYQLNDSAGYYLSDLERLVTPGYVPTEQDVLRSRVKTTGIIETQFSFKDLNFRMFDVGGQRSERKKWIHCFEGVTCIIFIAALSAYDMVLVEDDEVNRMHESLHLFNSICNHRYFATTSIVLFLNKKDVFSEKIKKAHLSICFPDYDGPNTYEDAGNYIKVQFLELNMRRDVKEIYSHMTCATDTQNVKFVFDAVTDIIIKENLKDCGLF; from the exons ATGGGGGCTGGGGCCAGTGCTGAGGAGAAGCACTCCAGGGAGCTGGAAAAGAAGCTGAAAGAAGATGCTGAGAAGGATGCCCGAACCGTGAAGCTGCTGCTTCTGG GTGCCGGTGAATCCGGGAAGAGCACCATCGTCAAGCAGATGAA GATTATTCACCAGGACGGGTACTCGCTGGAAGAGTGCCTCGAATTCATCGCCATCATCTACGGCAACACGTTGCAGTCCATCCTGGCCATCGTGCGCGCCATGACCACACTCAACATCCAGTACGGAGACTCTGCACGCCAG GACGACGCCCGGAAGCTGATGCACATGGCGGACACCATCGAGGAGGGCACGATGCCCAAGGAGATGTCGGACATCATCCAGCGGCTGTGGAAGGACTCCGGTATCCAGGCCTGTTTTGAGCGCGCCTCAGAGTACCAGCTCAACGACTCGGCGGGCTA CTATCTCTCCGATCTGGAGCGCCTGGTAACCCCGGGCTACGTGCCCACCGAGCAAGACGTACTGCGCTCGCGAGTCAAGACTACCGGCATCATCGAGACGCAGTTCTCCTTCAAGGACCTCAACTTCCG GATGTTCGATGTGGGCGGGCAGCGCTCTGAGCGCAAGAAGTGGATCCACTGCTTCGAGGGCGTGACCTGCATCATCTTCATCGCGGCGCTGAGCGCCTACGACATGGTGCTGGTGGAGGACGACGAAGTG AACCGCATGCACGAGAGCCTGCACCTGTTCAACAGCATCTGCAACCATCGCTACTTCGCCACGACGTCCATCGTGCTCTTTCTCAACAAGAAGGACGTCTTCTCCGAGAAGATCAAGAAGGCGCACCTCAGCATCTGCTTCCCGGACTACGACG GGCCCAACACCTACGAGGACGCCGGCAACTACATCAAGGTGCAGTTCCTCGAGCTCAACATGCGGCGCGACGTGAAGGAGATTTATTCCCACATGACGTGCGCCACCGACACGCAGAACGTCAAATTTGTCTTCGACGCTGTCACCGACATCATCATCAAGGAGAACCTCAAAGACTGCGGCCTCTTCTGA